One segment of Agrococcus sp. ProA11 DNA contains the following:
- the mmsB gene encoding multiple monosaccharide ABC transporter permease yields the protein MTERVAQRRGFMAEFSMLFGKKGSLKEFGILGALIVIVLAFQVATSGTTLAPGNVINLVQSQSYILILAIGMVMVIIAGHIDLSVGSVAAFTSVVVAISMNDWGLPWGVSILIGLGLGLLIGAWQGFWVAFVGVPAFIVTLAGMLMFRGLNQLVGQSRGIGVDRGFVDVLAGYLPEVGPNTGYNNLTLLLGLAAIVAVVVFELRGRARRARMGAEIPPIWVLVTRLVLVSAVIVATALLFASGRPGTSFPLSGMLLVVFVLAYGFLTQRTTLGRHVYAVGGNRRAAQLSGVRSRWIDFFVMANMSVLASVAGMMWIARSQAAGPADGTGWELDAIAAVFIGGAAVAGGIGTVAGSIIGGLVMAVLSNGLFAVGTGSDWIQVIKGLVLLIAVAIDVLNKRQGRFSIIALLQRGLTRGRDRDGVTASS from the coding sequence ATGACCGAACGAGTGGCCCAGCGCCGCGGCTTCATGGCGGAGTTCAGCATGCTCTTCGGGAAGAAGGGGTCGCTCAAGGAGTTCGGCATCCTCGGGGCGCTCATCGTCATCGTGCTGGCCTTCCAGGTCGCCACGAGCGGCACAACGCTGGCGCCGGGCAACGTCATCAACCTGGTGCAGTCGCAGTCCTACATCCTGATCCTCGCGATCGGCATGGTGATGGTGATCATCGCCGGGCACATCGACCTCTCGGTCGGCTCGGTCGCCGCCTTCACCAGTGTGGTCGTGGCGATCTCCATGAACGACTGGGGGCTGCCCTGGGGCGTGAGCATCCTGATCGGACTCGGGCTGGGCCTGCTGATCGGTGCCTGGCAGGGATTCTGGGTGGCCTTCGTCGGCGTTCCTGCCTTCATCGTCACGCTCGCGGGCATGCTCATGTTCCGCGGCCTCAACCAGCTCGTCGGTCAGTCGCGCGGCATCGGCGTCGATCGTGGCTTCGTCGACGTGCTCGCGGGCTACCTGCCGGAGGTGGGGCCGAACACCGGATACAACAACCTCACGCTGCTGCTGGGCCTCGCCGCGATCGTCGCGGTCGTGGTCTTCGAGCTGCGCGGCCGCGCCCGCCGTGCGCGCATGGGCGCCGAGATCCCGCCGATCTGGGTGCTGGTCACGAGGCTCGTGCTGGTCTCGGCCGTCATCGTCGCCACCGCGCTGCTGTTCGCGAGTGGCCGCCCGGGCACGAGCTTCCCGCTCTCCGGCATGCTGCTGGTGGTCTTCGTGCTCGCCTATGGCTTCCTCACCCAGCGCACGACGCTCGGACGGCACGTATATGCCGTCGGCGGCAACCGTCGGGCGGCGCAGCTCTCGGGGGTGCGCTCTCGCTGGATCGACTTCTTCGTCATGGCCAACATGTCGGTGCTCGCCTCGGTCGCCGGCATGATGTGGATCGCTCGCTCGCAGGCCGCCGGCCCCGCCGACGGCACCGGCTGGGAGCTCGATGCGATCGCCGCCGTCTTCATCGGCGGCGCTGCCGTCGCAGGCGGCATCGGCACCGTCGCCGGCAGCATCATCGGCGGTCTGGTCATGGCGGTGCTCTCCAACGGCCTCTTCGCTGTCGGCACCGGCTCCGACTGGATCCAGGTGATCAAGGGCCTCGTGCTGCTGATCGCCGTCGCGATCGACGTGCTCAACAAGCGCCAGGGGCGCTTCTCGATCATCGCGCTGCTGCAGCGCGGTCTCACTCGTGGTCGCGACCGCGATGGCGTCACCGCTTCGTCCTGA
- a CDS encoding sugar-binding protein — MKKTTIVALAGIAAVSIALTGCGRGDTGAEPGASAGTDGETSGGFAADAVIGVALPDRTSENWVLAGDLFTDGLEEAGFTGNVQYAGSSNSVGDQQQQIQSMIAAGAEVIIVGAADTNQLATQLETAEAAGITVIAYDRLIQNSELVDYYVAFDNYHVGELQAQSLLDGLEERKGDLDAWNIELFSGSADDSNSAVFFDGAMSVLQPKIDDGTLTVVSGQTTVQQTATEDWAAENAQNRMDTILQSSYQGEDLHGVLAPNDNLARAILTSVQNDGRDVPVVTGQDSEVESVQSIVAGDQYSTIYKDTRALVAASIEMAQALQAGEEPTTTGTSDNGAIEVPANLLEPVIVTQANAAEAYADNENLAPLTE, encoded by the coding sequence ATGAAGAAGACCACGATCGTGGCGCTGGCAGGCATCGCTGCCGTCAGCATCGCACTGACCGGTTGCGGCCGCGGCGACACGGGCGCCGAGCCCGGAGCCAGCGCGGGGACCGACGGCGAGACGTCCGGTGGCTTCGCCGCTGACGCCGTCATCGGCGTCGCCCTGCCCGACCGCACGAGCGAGAACTGGGTGCTCGCCGGTGACCTGTTCACGGACGGCCTCGAAGAGGCCGGCTTCACCGGCAACGTGCAGTACGCCGGCTCGTCGAACTCGGTCGGCGACCAGCAGCAGCAGATCCAGAGCATGATCGCGGCCGGTGCCGAGGTCATCATCGTCGGCGCCGCCGACACCAACCAGCTCGCGACGCAGCTCGAGACCGCCGAGGCCGCGGGCATCACCGTCATCGCCTACGACCGCCTGATCCAGAACAGCGAGCTCGTCGACTACTACGTCGCCTTCGACAACTACCACGTCGGCGAACTGCAGGCGCAGTCGCTGCTCGACGGCCTCGAGGAGCGCAAGGGCGACCTCGACGCCTGGAACATCGAGCTCTTCTCGGGCTCGGCGGACGACTCCAACTCGGCGGTCTTCTTCGACGGCGCCATGAGCGTGCTGCAGCCGAAGATCGATGACGGCACGCTGACGGTCGTCTCCGGCCAGACCACGGTGCAGCAGACGGCCACCGAGGACTGGGCGGCGGAGAACGCGCAGAACCGCATGGACACGATCCTGCAGAGCTCCTACCAGGGTGAGGACCTGCACGGCGTGCTGGCCCCGAACGACAACCTCGCACGGGCCATCCTCACCTCCGTGCAGAACGATGGGCGCGATGTGCCGGTCGTGACGGGTCAGGACTCGGAGGTCGAGTCGGTGCAGTCGATCGTCGCCGGCGACCAGTACTCCACCATCTACAAGGACACGCGGGCGCTCGTCGCCGCGTCGATCGAGATGGCGCAGGCGCTGCAGGCAGGCGAGGAGCCCACGACGACGGGAACCTCCGACAACGGCGCCATCGAGGTGCCCGCGAACCTGCTCGAGCCGGTCATCGTGACGCAGGCGAACGCCGCCGAGGCGTACGCCGACAACGAGAACCTCGCGCCGCTCACCGAGTAG
- a CDS encoding MGMT family protein, whose amino-acid sequence MDARRELVIERVLRCVELVPEGRVAAYGVIAGICGIGPRQVGSILRHYGSDVTWWRITSHAGDFPGDVLERALPHWRAEGIAVKPNGLGCRYADYAVDVGELAAHWQAAVADLPDPESLGSEGSG is encoded by the coding sequence GTGGATGCACGCCGGGAGCTCGTGATCGAGCGCGTGCTGCGCTGCGTCGAGCTGGTGCCGGAGGGGCGCGTCGCCGCGTACGGCGTGATCGCCGGCATCTGCGGCATCGGCCCGCGCCAGGTCGGCTCGATCCTGCGTCACTACGGCAGCGACGTCACCTGGTGGCGCATCACGAGCCACGCGGGCGACTTCCCGGGCGACGTGCTGGAGCGGGCATTGCCGCACTGGCGCGCCGAGGGCATCGCCGTGAAGCCGAATGGGCTCGGCTGCCGCTACGCCGACTACGCCGTCGATGTCGGCGAGCTGGCGGCACACTGGCAGGCAGCGGTGGCCGACCTGCCCGATCCGGAGTCGCTCGGCTCCGAAGGCTCCGGCTGA
- a CDS encoding cystathionine beta-synthase codes for MHYAASILDAIGNTPLVRLSKVTEGIAATVLAKVEYMNPGGSVKDRIAAAMIDDAEARGLLAPGGTIVEPTSGNTGVGLALVAQQRGYRCVFVCPDKVAEDKLATLRAYGAEVVVTPTAVAPDSPESYYGVADRLTDEIEGAYQPNQFFNPAAPAAHETTTGPELWRDTDGRLTHFVAGIGTGGTITGTARFLRRASGGGVTVIGADPEGSIYSGGTGRPYLVEGVGEDMWPGNYDPSVVDRVIAVDDAESFAMARRLAREEGLLAGGSSGMAVVAALRVARELPAGAVMVVLLPDSGRGYLQKLYSDTWMRSYGFMAPGEPPVGAPTVRDVLTSAGGRAPAGDDPTRLAHVRPAHTVREAITIMREHGVRQLPVLTAEPPVVVGEVAGAVDEHTLLDAVVAGRAAPTDPIARHLGERLPQVGSRDSVDALAAALAVHDAVLVLQDAKPLGMLTRNDLLTHLSKEA; via the coding sequence ATGCACTACGCGGCATCGATCCTCGATGCGATCGGCAACACCCCGCTCGTGCGGCTGTCGAAGGTGACCGAGGGGATCGCGGCGACGGTGCTCGCCAAGGTCGAGTACATGAACCCGGGCGGCTCCGTGAAGGATCGCATCGCGGCCGCCATGATCGACGATGCCGAGGCGAGGGGGCTGCTCGCTCCCGGCGGCACCATCGTGGAGCCGACCAGCGGCAACACGGGCGTCGGCCTGGCGCTCGTGGCGCAGCAGCGAGGCTACCGCTGCGTCTTCGTCTGCCCCGACAAGGTCGCCGAGGACAAGCTCGCGACGCTGCGCGCCTACGGCGCAGAGGTCGTGGTGACGCCGACCGCCGTCGCGCCCGACAGTCCCGAGAGCTACTACGGGGTGGCGGACCGGCTCACGGATGAGATCGAGGGCGCCTACCAGCCCAATCAGTTCTTCAACCCGGCGGCGCCCGCGGCGCATGAGACCACGACCGGCCCGGAGCTGTGGCGCGACACCGACGGCCGCCTCACCCACTTCGTCGCCGGCATCGGCACCGGCGGCACGATCACGGGCACCGCTCGCTTCCTGCGGCGCGCCTCCGGCGGCGGCGTCACCGTCATCGGCGCCGACCCGGAGGGCTCGATCTACTCCGGCGGCACCGGCCGCCCGTATCTCGTCGAGGGGGTCGGCGAGGACATGTGGCCAGGCAACTACGACCCGAGCGTCGTCGACCGCGTCATCGCCGTCGACGATGCCGAGTCGTTCGCGATGGCCCGCAGGCTCGCGCGGGAAGAGGGACTCCTGGCGGGCGGGTCGAGCGGCATGGCCGTCGTCGCCGCACTGCGGGTGGCGCGCGAGCTGCCGGCAGGCGCCGTCATGGTGGTGCTGCTGCCGGATTCCGGTCGAGGCTACCTGCAGAAGCTCTACTCCGACACCTGGATGCGCTCCTACGGCTTCATGGCCCCCGGCGAGCCGCCGGTCGGTGCGCCGACCGTGCGCGACGTGCTCACGAGCGCGGGCGGGCGAGCGCCCGCCGGCGACGACCCGACGCGACTCGCGCACGTGCGGCCGGCCCACACGGTGCGCGAAGCGATCACCATCATGCGCGAGCACGGCGTCCGGCAGCTGCCCGTGCTCACCGCGGAGCCCCCGGTGGTGGTGGGCGAGGTCGCCGGGGCGGTCGACGAGCACACGCTGCTCGACGCGGTCGTTGCCGGACGAGCGGCACCGACCGACCCCATCGCCCGGCACCTGGGGGAGCGCCTGCCGCAGGTCGGCAGCCGAGACTCGGTCGACGCGCTCGCTGCAGCGCTCGCCGTCCACGACGCGGTGCTCGTGCTCCAGGATGCCAAGCCGCTCGGCATGCTCACCCGCAACGACCTGCTGACCCACCTCTCGAAGGAGGCATGA
- a CDS encoding cystathionine gamma-synthase, producing MTDPTRASAHDDATRGFATRAIHDGQSFDPRTGAVIPPIFMTSTFVQDGVGGFRDGYEYSRGGNPSRDALQQQLASLELGTHAFTFGSGLAAEDALLRAVLRPGDHVLMGNDVYGGTHRLVSQIHGQWGIEISTADASDLDAVRAALRPNTKVLWVETPSNPLMKVADIAGLVEIGHAAGAIVVADNTFATPALQQPLALGADAVVHSTTKYIGGHSDLVGGAVITADASLADRVGFQQFAVGAVNSPFDAWLTSRSLKTLAVRIDRHCRSAQAVAESLVGHAAIAAVHYPGLAEHPQHELARRQMRGFGGMVSIQLAGGASAVHELVGRTRLFQLAESLGGVESLVCYPTEMTHASVRGTELAVPDDLVRLSVGLEEATDLIEDLQQALG from the coding sequence GTGACCGATCCCACCCGCGCATCCGCGCACGACGACGCGACCAGGGGCTTCGCCACCCGCGCGATCCACGACGGGCAGTCCTTCGACCCGCGCACCGGCGCGGTGATCCCCCCGATCTTCATGACGTCGACCTTCGTGCAGGACGGCGTCGGCGGCTTCCGCGACGGCTACGAGTACTCCCGCGGCGGCAACCCCAGCCGTGATGCCCTGCAGCAGCAGCTGGCCAGCCTCGAGCTCGGCACCCATGCCTTCACCTTCGGCTCCGGGCTGGCCGCGGAGGATGCGCTGCTGCGGGCAGTGCTGCGGCCCGGCGACCACGTGCTCATGGGCAACGACGTCTATGGCGGCACCCACCGGCTCGTCTCGCAGATCCACGGGCAGTGGGGGATCGAGATCTCCACCGCCGACGCCAGCGACCTCGACGCGGTGCGCGCAGCCCTGCGCCCGAACACCAAGGTGCTGTGGGTCGAGACGCCGTCGAACCCGCTCATGAAGGTCGCCGACATCGCAGGGCTGGTCGAGATCGGCCACGCCGCCGGCGCCATCGTGGTCGCCGACAACACCTTCGCCACACCGGCCCTGCAGCAGCCGCTCGCGCTCGGCGCCGATGCGGTCGTGCACTCGACGACGAAGTACATCGGCGGCCACTCCGACCTGGTCGGCGGCGCCGTCATCACGGCGGATGCGTCGCTCGCCGACCGCGTGGGCTTCCAGCAGTTCGCGGTGGGCGCCGTGAACAGCCCCTTCGACGCATGGCTCACGAGCCGATCGCTGAAGACGCTCGCGGTGCGCATCGATCGCCACTGCCGCAGCGCGCAGGCGGTGGCAGAGTCGCTCGTCGGGCACGCGGCGATCGCCGCGGTGCACTATCCGGGGCTCGCCGAGCACCCGCAGCACGAGCTGGCGCGGCGCCAGATGCGCGGCTTCGGCGGCATGGTCTCGATCCAGCTCGCGGGCGGCGCATCAGCGGTGCACGAGCTCGTCGGTCGTACACGGCTGTTCCAGCTGGCGGAGTCGCTCGGCGGCGTCGAGAGCCTCGTGTGCTACCCGACGGAGATGACCCACGCCTCGGTGCGGGGCACCGAGCTCGCCGTGCCGGATGACCTGGTGCGGCTCTCCGTGGGGCTCGAGGAGGCAACCGACCTGATAGAGGATCTCCAGCAGGCGCTCGGCTAG
- a CDS encoding MFS transporter yields the protein MTAPHAHDQSRSERLDRLPFTRKHGRLLGTAGIGWALDAMDVGLISFVIAALAQQWALTRVEVSWVASIGFVGMAIGATVGGLLADRIGRRSVFALTLLVYGIATGASALVGSLAALLALRFVVGLGLGAELPVASTLISEFAPKKIRGRVVVWLEAFWAVGWIAAATIGTFVVGTSDDGWRWGLAIGMAPAVFSIVVRWGMPESVRFLMSKGRVSEAERTVRAFEEAAGVPAPTRADPETPDRVPSAAAEPTPSIWSPALRRRTIALWTVWFCINFSYYGAFIWIPSLLVDQGFSLVRSFEFTLIITIAQLPGYAAAAFLIEKWGRRPTLTLFLVGSACAAAWYGTASTEAMIIAAGCTLSFFNLGAWGALYAIGPELYPTSVRGTGTGAAAGFGRIASILAPLAVPFLLGAGGPLVLFGAFALAFAIAAAAAWTLPEQRGKPLL from the coding sequence ATGACCGCTCCCCACGCCCACGACCAGTCCCGGTCGGAGCGGCTCGACCGCCTGCCCTTCACCCGCAAGCACGGACGGCTGCTCGGCACCGCGGGCATCGGCTGGGCGCTCGACGCCATGGACGTGGGGCTGATCTCGTTCGTGATCGCGGCGCTCGCGCAGCAGTGGGCGCTCACCAGGGTCGAGGTCAGCTGGGTCGCGTCGATCGGCTTCGTGGGCATGGCGATCGGTGCGACCGTGGGCGGGCTGCTGGCCGACCGCATCGGGCGCCGGAGCGTGTTCGCGCTGACGCTGCTCGTCTACGGCATCGCCACGGGCGCCTCCGCCCTCGTCGGGTCGCTCGCGGCCCTGCTGGCACTGCGCTTCGTGGTCGGCCTCGGCCTCGGCGCCGAGCTGCCGGTGGCGTCGACGCTCATCAGCGAGTTCGCCCCGAAGAAGATCCGCGGCCGCGTCGTCGTCTGGCTCGAGGCCTTCTGGGCGGTGGGGTGGATCGCCGCGGCGACCATCGGCACCTTCGTCGTCGGCACCTCGGACGACGGCTGGCGGTGGGGCCTCGCGATCGGCATGGCGCCAGCGGTCTTCTCGATCGTGGTGCGCTGGGGCATGCCGGAGTCGGTGCGCTTCCTGATGTCGAAGGGCCGCGTCTCGGAGGCGGAGCGCACCGTCCGGGCGTTCGAGGAGGCCGCTGGCGTGCCGGCGCCGACGCGAGCGGACCCCGAGACACCGGATCGGGTACCGAGCGCGGCCGCCGAGCCGACCCCGTCGATCTGGTCGCCTGCCCTCCGGCGTCGCACGATCGCACTCTGGACCGTCTGGTTCTGCATCAACTTCTCCTACTACGGCGCGTTCATCTGGATCCCCTCGCTGCTCGTCGATCAGGGCTTCTCGCTCGTGCGATCGTTCGAGTTCACGCTCATCATCACGATCGCGCAGCTGCCGGGCTACGCCGCGGCCGCGTTCCTCATCGAGAAGTGGGGCCGCAGGCCAACGCTCACATTGTTCCTGGTGGGTTCGGCGTGCGCCGCCGCTTGGTACGGCACCGCGTCGACGGAGGCGATGATCATCGCCGCGGGATGCACCCTGTCGTTCTTCAACCTCGGCGCATGGGGCGCGCTCTACGCCATCGGCCCGGAGCTCTACCCGACCAGTGTGCGCGGCACGGGCACGGGTGCTGCGGCGGGCTTCGGGCGGATCGCGTCGATCCTGGCGCCGTTGGCCGTGCCGTTCCTGCTCGGCGCGGGAGGGCCGCTGGTGCTGTTCGGCGCATTCGCGCTGGCGTTCGCGATCGCGGCCGCCGCCGCCTGGACGCTCCCGGAGCAGCGCGGCAAGCCGCTGCTGTAG
- a CDS encoding SRPBCC family protein, with protein MSERIEVPDGVERIEIDAFVAASADAVWELWTTTEGLERWWWPMFDDTRYELDVQEGGWYRFRTATGGFGVQGRYLQLDDTKRIVQSWDWLGGGEELQGEEQLVIIDFTELGDGTMVRVTQTAPLDELDDLRDGWQDTLTRLEELLD; from the coding sequence ATGAGCGAGCGCATCGAGGTTCCCGACGGCGTCGAGCGCATCGAGATCGACGCGTTCGTCGCGGCCTCGGCGGATGCTGTCTGGGAGCTCTGGACCACCACGGAAGGGCTGGAGCGCTGGTGGTGGCCGATGTTCGACGACACCCGCTACGAGCTCGACGTGCAGGAGGGCGGCTGGTACCGATTCCGCACCGCCACCGGTGGCTTCGGCGTGCAGGGTCGCTACCTGCAGCTCGACGACACCAAGCGCATCGTGCAGAGCTGGGACTGGCTCGGCGGCGGCGAGGAGCTGCAGGGCGAGGAGCAGCTCGTGATCATCGACTTCACGGAGCTCGGCGACGGCACGATGGTGCGCGTCACCCAGACCGCGCCCCTGGACGAGCTGGACGATCTGCGCGATGGCTGGCAGGACACCCTCACGCGGCTCGAGGAGCTGCTCGACTGA
- the araB gene encoding ribulokinase has protein sequence MSAASSATADADHAQHVVGIDFGTLSGRAIVVRVGDGAELGAAVHEYANAVIDERLPASGERLPPEWALQEPNDWLEVLRRAVPAAVAAAGIDPATIIGVGTDFTASTPMPVTHDGTPLCRVDGLAQRPHAYPKLWKHHAAQTQADRITALAAERDEPWLPRYGGAISSEWEFAKALQILEEDAEIYGRIDRWVEAADWIVWQLAGRYVRNACTAGYKGILQDGAYPSKDYLAALNPDFADFADKLDAEIGALGASAGRLTAEAAALTGLPVGIAVAVGNIDAHVTAPAAKATAPGSMLAIMGTSTCHVMSSETLAEVPGMCGVVDGGIVDGLWGYEAGQSGVGDILGWYVDNQVPPAIQEAASAAGRSVHEHLTELAWQEPVGAHGLVALDWHSGNRSVLVDTSLSGLVLGTTLATRPEQIYRALVEATAFGTRVIVEAFNASGVPVERFVAAGGLLRNRRLMQTYADVLRMPISVIASAQGPALGAAIHAAVAAGAYADTITAGDAMGAADEDAYVPDAAAADAYDALFAEYRALHDHFGRDGNDVMRRLKAIRRDALQATA, from the coding sequence ATGAGTGCAGCGTCTAGCGCGACCGCCGATGCCGACCACGCGCAGCACGTGGTCGGAATCGACTTCGGCACCCTGAGCGGGCGGGCCATCGTTGTCCGGGTCGGCGACGGCGCGGAGCTCGGCGCGGCCGTGCACGAGTACGCCAACGCGGTGATCGACGAGCGGCTGCCGGCCTCCGGCGAGCGCCTCCCGCCCGAATGGGCCCTGCAGGAGCCGAACGATTGGCTCGAGGTGCTGCGACGGGCGGTCCCCGCGGCCGTCGCCGCCGCCGGCATCGATCCCGCGACGATCATCGGCGTCGGCACCGACTTCACCGCCTCGACCCCGATGCCCGTGACGCATGACGGCACCCCGCTGTGCCGCGTCGATGGCCTGGCGCAGCGGCCGCACGCGTACCCGAAGCTCTGGAAGCACCATGCCGCACAGACGCAGGCCGACCGCATCACCGCGCTCGCGGCCGAGCGCGACGAGCCATGGCTGCCGCGCTACGGCGGCGCCATCTCCAGCGAGTGGGAGTTCGCGAAGGCGCTGCAGATCCTGGAGGAGGATGCCGAGATCTACGGGCGCATCGATCGCTGGGTCGAGGCGGCCGACTGGATCGTCTGGCAGCTCGCGGGCCGCTACGTGCGCAACGCGTGCACGGCCGGGTACAAGGGCATCCTGCAGGACGGCGCATACCCGTCCAAGGACTATCTCGCCGCGCTCAACCCCGACTTCGCCGACTTCGCCGACAAGCTCGACGCGGAGATCGGCGCGCTCGGGGCCAGCGCGGGACGGCTGACCGCCGAGGCCGCAGCCCTCACGGGGCTGCCCGTCGGCATCGCGGTCGCGGTGGGCAACATCGATGCGCACGTCACGGCACCGGCGGCGAAGGCCACCGCCCCTGGCAGCATGCTCGCGATCATGGGCACCAGCACCTGCCACGTCATGTCGAGCGAGACGCTCGCCGAGGTGCCGGGCATGTGCGGCGTGGTCGACGGCGGCATCGTCGACGGCCTGTGGGGCTACGAGGCGGGGCAGTCCGGTGTCGGCGACATCCTCGGCTGGTATGTCGACAACCAGGTGCCGCCCGCGATCCAGGAGGCCGCGAGCGCGGCCGGCCGCAGCGTGCACGAGCACCTCACCGAGCTCGCATGGCAGGAGCCCGTCGGCGCCCACGGCCTCGTCGCGCTCGACTGGCACAGCGGCAACCGGTCGGTGCTCGTCGACACCAGCCTGTCCGGGCTCGTGCTGGGCACGACCCTCGCCACCCGTCCCGAACAGATCTACCGGGCGCTCGTCGAAGCGACCGCGTTCGGCACCCGCGTCATCGTCGAGGCGTTCAACGCCTCCGGCGTCCCGGTCGAGCGCTTCGTCGCCGCCGGAGGCCTGCTGCGCAATCGCCGCCTGATGCAGACCTATGCCGACGTGCTGCGCATGCCGATCTCCGTCATCGCGAGCGCCCAGGGCCCGGCGCTCGGTGCGGCGATCCACGCGGCGGTCGCCGCCGGCGCCTACGCCGACACGATCACCGCTGGCGACGCGATGGGCGCCGCGGACGAGGACGCCTACGTGCCCGACGCGGCGGCAGCGGACGCCTACGATGCGCTCTTCGCCGAGTACCGCGCGCTGCACGACCACTTCGGCCGCGACGGCAACGACGTGATGCGCCGGCTGAAGGCCATCAGGCGCGACGCGCTGCAGGCGACCGCATGA
- a CDS encoding L-ribulose-5-phosphate 4-epimerase produces MSSEAAIRSTREQVAALHAELVRAGLVVWTGGNVSGRVPGQELFVIKPSGVSYDELTPESMIVCDLDGQPIPGSEGSERSPSSDTAAHAYVYRHMPHVGGVVHTHSTYATAWAARAEPIPCVITAMADEFGGEIPVGPFAIIGDDSIGRGIVATLTGHRSRAVLMQNHGPFTIGSDARDAVKAAVMCEDVARTVHIARQLGDPVALAPEAIDRLFQRYQHVYGQSPQLPG; encoded by the coding sequence ATGAGCAGCGAGGCCGCGATTCGGAGCACGCGCGAGCAGGTCGCCGCGCTGCACGCCGAGCTCGTGCGGGCGGGGCTCGTCGTCTGGACCGGCGGGAACGTCTCCGGCCGGGTGCCGGGCCAGGAGCTGTTCGTCATCAAGCCGAGCGGCGTCTCCTACGACGAGCTCACGCCGGAGTCCATGATCGTCTGCGACCTCGACGGCCAGCCGATCCCGGGGAGCGAAGGCTCGGAGCGCTCACCCTCGAGCGACACCGCAGCGCACGCCTACGTCTATCGCCACATGCCGCATGTCGGCGGCGTCGTGCACACGCACTCCACCTACGCCACCGCGTGGGCGGCCCGCGCCGAGCCGATCCCGTGCGTGATCACGGCGATGGCAGATGAGTTCGGCGGCGAGATCCCGGTCGGCCCGTTCGCCATCATCGGCGACGACTCGATCGGCCGCGGCATCGTGGCGACCCTGACCGGGCACCGCTCACGCGCGGTGCTGATGCAGAACCACGGCCCGTTCACGATCGGCAGTGACGCGAGGGATGCCGTCAAGGCGGCCGTGATGTGCGAGGACGTCGCGCGCACGGTCCACATCGCACGCCAGCTGGGCGATCCCGTCGCCCTCGCACCCGAAGCGATCGATCGGCTCTTCCAGCGCTATCAGCACGTCTACGGCCAGTCTCCGCAGCTCCCGGGATAG
- a CDS encoding amidohydrolase — MLLAIVNARVVPVEGDEFQGTILVEDGRIGALGTDIVVPDGATVLDVAGAQVTPGLVDAHVHLGVHPEGDGSAASDTNEMTNPNTAGVRTVDAIDPFDEGFDLALAGGVTTVNVNPGSGNPIGGQATTLHTHGRIVDHMVLREPAGVKSALGENPKRVYGEKKVTPSTRLGTAKIIRDAFVAAQNYQRRHADPENDERHDVDLTMEALSKVLRREMPWRQHAHRADDIVTALRLQAEFGYDLVIDHGTEAHVVADLLAERGVPVLIGPLFTTKSKMELRGRSIANPGKLAAAGVEISIITDHPVIPISFLVHQASLAVREGLDRQTALRSITINPAKVLGVAAEVGSLAVGKRADIVVWSGDWMDPMARPRTVLIDGRVVFEHDASTGEERIASRHEVPLRLMQE; from the coding sequence ATGCTGCTCGCGATCGTGAACGCTCGGGTCGTGCCCGTCGAAGGAGACGAGTTCCAGGGCACGATCCTGGTCGAGGATGGGCGCATCGGTGCGCTCGGGACCGACATCGTCGTGCCTGACGGCGCGACCGTGCTGGACGTCGCGGGAGCGCAGGTGACGCCCGGGCTCGTCGACGCCCACGTGCACCTCGGTGTGCATCCCGAGGGCGACGGCAGCGCCGCCAGCGACACCAACGAGATGACCAACCCCAACACTGCGGGGGTGCGCACCGTCGATGCGATCGACCCCTTCGACGAGGGCTTCGATCTCGCACTCGCGGGCGGGGTGACGACCGTCAACGTCAACCCCGGCTCCGGCAACCCCATCGGCGGGCAGGCGACCACGCTGCACACCCACGGACGCATCGTCGATCACATGGTGCTGCGAGAGCCTGCGGGGGTGAAGAGCGCGCTGGGTGAGAACCCGAAGCGGGTGTACGGCGAGAAGAAGGTCACTCCCTCGACCCGACTCGGCACGGCGAAGATCATCCGCGACGCCTTCGTAGCGGCTCAGAACTACCAGCGCCGGCACGCCGATCCCGAGAACGACGAGCGCCATGATGTCGACCTCACGATGGAGGCGCTCAGCAAGGTGCTGCGCCGTGAGATGCCGTGGCGCCAGCACGCGCACCGCGCCGACGACATCGTCACCGCGCTGCGGCTGCAGGCCGAGTTCGGCTACGACCTCGTGATCGACCACGGCACCGAGGCGCACGTGGTCGCCGATCTGCTGGCCGAGCGCGGCGTCCCGGTGCTCATCGGCCCGCTGTTCACCACCAAGTCGAAGATGGAGCTTCGCGGTCGCTCGATCGCGAACCCGGGCAAGCTCGCCGCAGCCGGCGTCGAGATCTCGATCATCACCGACCACCCCGTGATCCCCATCTCCTTCCTCGTGCACCAGGCGTCGCTGGCCGTGCGCGAGGGCCTCGACCGCCAGACGGCGCTGCGGTCCATCACCATCAACCCCGCGAAGGTGCTCGGCGTCGCCGCAGAGGTCGGCTCGCTCGCGGTCGGCAAGCGCGCTGACATCGTGGTGTGGAGCGGCGACTGGATGGATCCGATGGCTCGTCCGCGCACCGTGCTGATCGATGGCCGTGTGGTCTTCGAGCACGACGCCAGCACCGGCGAGGAGCGCATCGCTTCCCGACACGAGGTGCCGCTCCGGCTGATGCAGGAGTGA